The following are from one region of the Edwardsiella tarda ATCC 15947 = NBRC 105688 genome:
- the traD gene encoding type IV conjugative transfer system coupling protein TraD, translating into MSFNAKDMTQGGQIASMRFRMFGQIANIIFYCLFLLFWVIAALTLMARLSWQTFVNGCVYWWCQTLAPMRSLLRSQPVYHIEYYGRKLAYNAEQILQDKYTIWCGEQLWSSFVLAAIIGGITCLITFFVASWILGHQGKKQSEDEVTGGRQLTDNPKEVAAMLKRDGRQSDIRIEKLPLIKDSEIQNFCLHGTVGSGKSEFIRRLMNHARQRGDMVIVYDRSCEFVKSYYDPAKDKILNPLDVRCANWDLWRECLTQPDFDNVANTLIPMGSSEDPFWQGSGRTIFAEAAYRMRKDDDRSYAKLVDTLLSIKIDKLRAYLQSSPAANLVEEKIEKTAISIRAVLTNYVKAIRYLQGIECNGESFTIRDWMRSVREDGQNGWLFISSNADTHASLKPVISMWLSIAIRGLLAMGENRQRRVWIFADELPTLYKLPDLVEILPEARKFGGCYVLGFQSYAQLEDIYGVKGAATLFDVLNTRAFFRSPSKQIAEFAAGEIGEKEIQKASEQYSYGADPVRDGVSVGKDMERVTLVSYSDIQTLPDLTCFVTLPGPYPAIKLALKYQPRPRIAQEFIPRVIDTDAEARLSAVLAAREEEGRSIDGLFESDSQAAAGVQPSQPAVTPVDSQPVNTVSRKMAATTAAAAVVAAVQGGTDAVAAMGGGVERDLQELQVSAQPEQQDQEDVLPPGIDVQGEVVDPDAYAAWQAGSHTLRDKQRQEEVNVNHSHVVSDEELGDGF; encoded by the coding sequence ATGAGTTTTAATGCCAAAGATATGACCCAGGGCGGTCAGATCGCCTCTATGCGTTTTCGCATGTTTGGCCAAATTGCCAATATTATTTTTTATTGCCTTTTTCTGCTTTTTTGGGTTATCGCTGCGTTAACGTTGATGGCCCGCTTATCCTGGCAGACCTTTGTTAATGGTTGCGTGTATTGGTGGTGCCAGACTCTGGCCCCGATGCGCTCTTTGCTTCGGTCGCAGCCGGTTTACCATATTGAATATTATGGCCGGAAGCTCGCCTATAACGCTGAGCAAATCTTACAGGATAAATACACCATCTGGTGTGGCGAGCAGTTATGGAGCAGCTTTGTTCTGGCGGCCATTATTGGCGGTATTACCTGTCTTATTACCTTCTTTGTTGCCTCCTGGATTTTAGGCCACCAGGGGAAGAAGCAGAGTGAGGATGAAGTCACCGGCGGGCGCCAGTTAACCGATAATCCGAAAGAGGTTGCGGCGATGCTAAAGCGAGATGGTCGCCAATCCGATATCCGAATCGAAAAATTGCCGTTGATTAAGGACAGTGAGATCCAGAATTTTTGCTTACATGGTACGGTCGGCTCCGGTAAATCGGAGTTCATTCGCCGCCTGATGAACCATGCCCGCCAGCGGGGCGATATGGTTATCGTCTACGACCGCTCCTGTGAATTTGTCAAAAGCTACTACGACCCCGCCAAAGATAAAATTCTCAATCCCCTTGATGTGCGTTGCGCTAATTGGGACTTGTGGCGCGAATGTTTAACCCAGCCTGATTTCGATAACGTGGCCAACACGTTGATCCCAATGGGCAGCAGTGAAGATCCCTTCTGGCAAGGGTCGGGGCGAACCATCTTTGCTGAGGCCGCTTACCGGATGCGTAAGGACGATGATCGTAGTTACGCCAAGCTGGTTGATACCTTACTGTCCATTAAGATCGACAAGCTCCGTGCCTACTTGCAGTCCTCGCCGGCGGCGAACCTGGTAGAAGAAAAAATTGAAAAGACCGCTATCTCCATTCGTGCCGTACTGACCAACTATGTGAAAGCTATTCGTTACCTGCAGGGTATCGAGTGCAATGGCGAGTCCTTCACGATCCGCGACTGGATGCGCAGTGTCAGGGAGGATGGCCAGAATGGCTGGTTGTTCATTTCCTCTAACGCAGACACCCACGCCTCCCTGAAACCGGTGATCTCCATGTGGTTATCCATCGCAATCCGGGGGTTGTTGGCGATGGGCGAGAACCGCCAGCGCCGGGTGTGGATTTTTGCCGATGAGCTGCCGACGCTGTATAAGTTGCCTGATTTGGTCGAAATTCTGCCGGAAGCGCGCAAATTTGGGGGCTGCTATGTCCTGGGATTCCAATCCTATGCCCAGCTGGAAGATATCTATGGCGTCAAAGGGGCGGCCACGCTGTTTGATGTGCTTAACACCCGGGCCTTTTTCCGCTCACCCAGCAAACAGATTGCCGAGTTTGCGGCGGGGGAAATCGGTGAGAAAGAGATCCAAAAAGCCAGTGAGCAATACTCCTACGGTGCTGATCCGGTACGTGATGGGGTATCCGTTGGTAAGGATATGGAGCGCGTCACACTGGTCAGTTATAGCGATATTCAGACGCTGCCGGACTTGACCTGCTTTGTCACCCTGCCTGGGCCGTATCCTGCTATTAAATTGGCGTTGAAGTACCAGCCGCGCCCCCGTATTGCTCAGGAGTTCATTCCCCGGGTGATCGATACCGATGCCGAGGCGCGCCTGAGTGCGGTATTGGCGGCACGAGAAGAAGAGGGTCGCAGTATCGATGGCTTATTTGAAAGCGATAGCCAGGCGGCCGCTGGGGTACAGCCCTCTCAGCCTGCGGTCACGCCTGTTGATAGCCAACCCGTCAATACGGTATCCCGTAAGATGGCAGCGACTACAGCGGCAGCCGCTGTGGTTGCCGCTGTGCAAGGGGGAACGGATGCCGTAGCCGCGATGGGCGGTGGGGTTGAGCGTGATTTACAGGAATTGCAGGTATCCGCTCAGCCAGAACAACAAGATCAAGAGGACGTGTTACCCCCCGGTATTGATGTGCAGGGTGAGGTTGTTGATCCCGACGCCTATGCTGCGTGGCAAGCCGGCTCTCATACATTACGCGATAAACAGCGCCAAGAGGAA